In Alkalihalobacillus sp. TS-13, the following are encoded in one genomic region:
- a CDS encoding MATE family efflux transporter, with the protein MFETHTKTQKLKQFLYILFPILITQVGLLAMNFFDTLMSGQAGAEDLAGVAIGSSIWVPVFTGLSGILMALTPIVSQLIGGNRKDKVPFSVIQTIYLAIFLSLAIVVIGVFILMPIINAMDLTAQVSHIAFHYLIGLSFGILPLFVYTGIRSFIDALGETKTTMFITLLSLPINILFNYLLIFGKLGLPKLGGIGAGYASAITYWFIMFVAIIVVHKNPPFSIYRIFRNWFPVSLTAWKEVLKIGVPIGLAIFFEVSIFAAVTLLMSRFDTITIAAHQAAINFASLLYMGPLSVSMTLTIAVGFEVGAKRLKDAKEYSLLGIVIALFLACVSAAFLWLFNEQIAGLYTKEPAVLKLIAHFLIYAIFFQLSDAIAAPIQGALRGYKDVNMTLVMALISYWVVGLPLGYILANHTTFGPFGYWIGLSSGLTTGAITLYLRLRYLQRRYAASLKSTRIYR; encoded by the coding sequence ATGTTCGAGACACATACAAAGACACAGAAGCTTAAACAATTCTTATACATTCTTTTCCCGATATTGATCACCCAGGTCGGCTTGTTAGCGATGAATTTCTTCGATACCTTGATGAGTGGACAAGCAGGTGCGGAGGACTTAGCAGGAGTTGCGATCGGCTCAAGTATTTGGGTTCCTGTTTTTACAGGATTAAGTGGCATTCTTATGGCGTTGACCCCTATCGTATCGCAGCTGATCGGGGGTAATAGAAAAGATAAGGTGCCTTTTTCAGTTATTCAAACGATTTATCTTGCTATATTTCTATCCCTTGCGATAGTGGTAATAGGTGTGTTCATTTTGATGCCAATCATAAATGCGATGGATCTTACAGCCCAAGTGAGCCATATTGCATTCCATTATCTGATTGGATTATCGTTTGGAATCCTTCCATTGTTCGTCTATACAGGGATAAGGAGTTTCATTGATGCTTTGGGAGAAACGAAAACGACGATGTTCATCACCCTGCTCTCTCTTCCTATCAATATCTTATTCAATTATCTTCTTATATTTGGGAAACTTGGACTTCCAAAGCTGGGAGGGATCGGTGCAGGATACGCATCTGCTATTACCTATTGGTTTATCATGTTCGTAGCCATCATCGTTGTACATAAAAATCCGCCATTCTCCATCTATAGAATTTTTCGAAACTGGTTCCCTGTTTCTCTTACCGCATGGAAAGAAGTATTGAAAATCGGAGTACCAATCGGTCTTGCAATCTTTTTTGAAGTGAGTATTTTTGCGGCTGTAACTCTTCTCATGAGCCGATTCGATACGATCACCATCGCAGCGCATCAGGCAGCGATCAATTTTGCCTCTTTACTTTACATGGGCCCGCTGAGTGTCTCTATGACACTGACGATTGCCGTTGGGTTTGAAGTCGGTGCAAAACGTCTGAAAGATGCAAAAGAGTACAGCCTTTTAGGAATCGTTATTGCGCTCTTTTTAGCGTGTGTTTCAGCTGCCTTTCTATGGTTATTTAATGAACAGATAGCTGGGCTGTATACAAAAGAACCAGCTGTGTTGAAATTGATTGCCCATTTCTTGATTTATGCTATATTCTTTCAGCTTTCAGATGCGATTGCAGCTCCGATACAAGGAGCCCTGCGTGGTTATAAGGATGTCAATATGACCCTGGTGATGGCGCTGATTTCATATTGGGTCGTAGGGCTGCCTTTAGGGTATATCCTTGCAAACCACACAACTTTTGGACCATTTGGT
- a CDS encoding NADP-dependent oxidoreductase, which produces MDERTSKQIRLAKRPVGMPSHENFEWTESQLNEPESGEVLLKALYISVDPYMRGRMNDQKSYVEPYAVGEVISGGVIAEVVTSNSTEYQVGDLVIGNLGWATYQTASEESLRKIDPQQAPVTAHLGVLGMPGITAYFGLLDIGKPEPGETVVVSGAAGAVGTVVGQIAKIAGARIVGIAGSDEKLAYLKDELGFDVTVNYKSESFKQQLKEACKDGVDVYYDNVGGEVSDAVLRLINKGARIPICGQISLYNLEKPDLGIRVQPNLLINSALMKGFIVSDYGAYFEDAVKDLAKWLQEGKLSYRETVVEGFDNIPDAFLGLFTGENIGKYIVKIAEPSQ; this is translated from the coding sequence ATGGACGAACGAACTTCAAAACAAATACGTTTAGCAAAAAGACCTGTTGGAATGCCGAGCCACGAGAACTTTGAATGGACAGAGTCACAGTTGAATGAACCTGAAAGTGGGGAAGTTTTACTTAAAGCATTATATATTTCCGTCGATCCATACATGAGAGGAAGGATGAATGATCAGAAATCTTATGTAGAACCTTATGCTGTTGGAGAGGTCATTTCTGGCGGTGTTATTGCTGAAGTCGTCACCAGTAACAGTACAGAGTATCAAGTCGGGGATCTGGTCATTGGTAATCTTGGCTGGGCAACCTATCAAACAGCGTCTGAAGAATCGCTTCGAAAGATCGATCCACAACAAGCTCCTGTTACGGCGCATTTAGGCGTACTCGGAATGCCAGGTATTACAGCATATTTCGGTTTGCTTGACATCGGGAAGCCTGAACCAGGGGAAACAGTGGTCGTTTCCGGTGCGGCCGGAGCAGTAGGTACCGTCGTCGGTCAAATAGCGAAAATTGCGGGGGCACGCATCGTAGGGATTGCAGGATCGGATGAAAAACTGGCATATCTCAAAGACGAACTTGGCTTTGATGTAACCGTCAATTATAAGTCTGAATCATTCAAACAACAACTAAAAGAAGCATGTAAAGACGGAGTCGATGTTTATTACGATAATGTCGGTGGGGAAGTCTCTGATGCTGTCTTGCGGCTGATCAATAAAGGAGCACGTATACCAATTTGTGGCCAGATTTCATTATATAACCTTGAGAAGCCTGACCTCGGAATCCGTGTCCAACCGAATCTGCTCATCAACAGTGCCTTGATGAAAGGCTTCATCGTTTCAGATTATGGTGCTTACTTTGAGGATGCCGTCAAAGACCTGGCTAAATGGCTTCAAGAAGGTAAACTTTCTTATCGGGAAACGGTCGTTGAAGGGTTTGACAATATTCCTGATGCGTTCTTAGGTTTATTTACTGGAGAAAATATAGGTAAATATATCGTCAAGATTGCCGAACCATCACAATAA
- a CDS encoding LysE family translocator → MDLNTISYFLFASILLTITPGPDFMFVFAQSVSHGKKAGIATGLGLCTGLIAHTLAAAVGISAILYQSSLAFTIIKVAGAIYLLYLAIQAFRENAKPEQQKVKQYTLMNLYRKGIFMNILNPKVSIFFLAFLPQFVKVNNGPIPVQMTILGLLFIVQALLIFIVLSISAGTIGEKLWSNVTVLSWINRLKGTVFAFFSLRLLLEQK, encoded by the coding sequence ATGGATTTGAACACGATCAGTTATTTTCTATTTGCCTCGATCTTATTGACCATCACACCCGGACCAGACTTCATGTTTGTATTCGCACAGAGCGTTTCACATGGAAAAAAGGCAGGGATTGCAACTGGCCTTGGACTTTGTACGGGACTGATCGCTCATACGTTGGCTGCTGCAGTAGGAATTTCGGCGATCCTTTATCAATCCAGCCTAGCTTTCACGATCATAAAAGTTGCCGGCGCAATCTACCTGTTATACTTAGCAATCCAAGCTTTCCGAGAAAATGCCAAGCCCGAACAGCAAAAAGTAAAGCAATACACGTTGATGAATCTTTATCGTAAAGGTATTTTCATGAATATCTTGAATCCTAAAGTGTCGATTTTCTTTTTGGCCTTCCTGCCTCAATTTGTAAAGGTAAACAACGGGCCTATTCCGGTTCAGATGACAATTCTAGGTTTACTCTTCATCGTACAAGCTCTTCTGATATTCATTGTATTGTCTATTTCAGCAGGTACAATCGGAGAAAAACTTTGGAGTAATGTGACAGTTTTAAGTTGGATCAATCGTCTCAAAGGAACTGTATTTGCATTTTTCTCCCTACGGTTATTACTAGAGCAAAAATAA